Proteins encoded in a region of the Tripterygium wilfordii isolate XIE 37 chromosome 21, ASM1340144v1, whole genome shotgun sequence genome:
- the LOC119988678 gene encoding uncharacterized protein LOC119988678 isoform X2, producing the protein MSGCYNSKSRINSTDFFSTLPYDIVLDILTRLSTETLSQCKFVCRSWLEIIQSPEFVEYLNARTDSARPEKLAKQSKSRREELMAESSALRQKSAQEFQALRDKIAQDYQARRQQIAQDYQARRQKIAQDYQARRQKIAQDYQARSENIGQSLREELVAEARDEKLAQARPGKKLVLELSCHETSSETDQRQLQIKLDGHVHSFPTAILSSFSFTIDL; encoded by the exons ATGTCTGGCTGCTACAACTCCAAGTCAAGGATTAATAGTACTGATTTCTTCTCTACGCTTCCGTATGATATAGTTTTGGACATCCTAACAAGGCTCTCCACAGAAACCCTCTCTCAATGCAAGTTTGTCTGCAGATCATGGCTTGAGATCATCCAATCCCCTGAATTCGTAGAATATTTGAATGCTCGCACCGATTCTGCCCGCCCGGAAAAACTGGCTAAACAGTCGAAGTCTCGTCGGGAGGAATTGATGGCTGAATCATCGGCTCTCCGGCAAAAATCGGCTCAAGAATTTCAGGCTCTCCGGGACAAAATCGCACAAGACTATCAG GCTCGTCGCCAACAAATCGCACAAGACTATCAGGCTCGTCGCCAAAAAATCGCACAAGACTATCAGGCTCGTCGCCAAAAAATCGCACAAGACTATCAGGCGCGCAGTGAAAACATCGGTCAAAGTCTTCGGGAAGAATTGGTGGCTGAAGCTCGCGATGAAAAATTGGCTCAGGCTCGCCCGGGAAAAAAATTG GTCCTTGAGTTGAGTTGCCACGAAACTTCTTCTGAGACGGATCAAAGACAGCTCCAAATAAAACTGGATGGACATGTTCATTCCTTTCCCACTGCTATTTTGTCTTCCTTTTCATTTACAATTGATCTTTGA
- the LOC119988678 gene encoding uncharacterized protein LOC119988678 isoform X1 — protein sequence MSGCYNSKSRINSTDFFSTLPYDIVLDILTRLSTETLSQCKFVCRSWLEIIQSPEFVEYLNARTDSARPEKLAKQSKSRREELMAESSALRQKSAQEFQALRDKIAQDYQARRQQIAQDYQARRQQIAQDYQARRQKIAQDYQARRQKIAQDYQARSENIGQSLREELVAEARDEKLAQARPGKKLVLELSCHETSSETDQRQLQIKLDGHVHSFPTAILSSFSFTIDL from the exons ATGTCTGGCTGCTACAACTCCAAGTCAAGGATTAATAGTACTGATTTCTTCTCTACGCTTCCGTATGATATAGTTTTGGACATCCTAACAAGGCTCTCCACAGAAACCCTCTCTCAATGCAAGTTTGTCTGCAGATCATGGCTTGAGATCATCCAATCCCCTGAATTCGTAGAATATTTGAATGCTCGCACCGATTCTGCCCGCCCGGAAAAACTGGCTAAACAGTCGAAGTCTCGTCGGGAGGAATTGATGGCTGAATCATCGGCTCTCCGGCAAAAATCGGCTCAAGAATTTCAGGCTCTCCGGGACAAAATCGCACAAGACTATCAGGCTCGTCGCCAACAAATCGCACAAGACTATCAGGCTCGTCGCCAACAAATCGCACAAGACTATCAGGCTCGTCGCCAAAAAATCGCACAAGACTATCAGGCTCGTCGCCAAAAAATCGCACAAGACTATCAGGCGCGCAGTGAAAACATCGGTCAAAGTCTTCGGGAAGAATTGGTGGCTGAAGCTCGCGATGAAAAATTGGCTCAGGCTCGCCCGGGAAAAAAATTG GTCCTTGAGTTGAGTTGCCACGAAACTTCTTCTGAGACGGATCAAAGACAGCTCCAAATAAAACTGGATGGACATGTTCATTCCTTTCCCACTGCTATTTTGTCTTCCTTTTCATTTACAATTGATCTTTGA